A stretch of Vigna angularis cultivar LongXiaoDou No.4 chromosome 4, ASM1680809v1, whole genome shotgun sequence DNA encodes these proteins:
- the LOC108330462 gene encoding RHOMBOID-like protein 8 encodes MAESLERIDVKLSPAPDARMPLMKSKGGRRQGDTWVVSVFVIIHIGVFIATMLVNDCWTNSHGDCLLQTLGRFSFQPLPENPLLGPSQSKLDEMGALRWILLTEQHQTWRLFTFPFLHGGLFHLLLNLSSIVYVGVRLEREFGPIRIGIIYALSAFVGGLVASLFLRNTPAVGASGPLYGLLGTLLSELVWNWKFHTNKACLFPLGYLFSLFCY; translated from the exons ATGGCGGAAAGTTTGGAACGTATTGACGTGAAGCTGTCTCCTGCGCCGGACGCAAGGATGCCGTTGATGAAATCAAAAGGAGGACGGCGGCAAGGGGACACGTGGGTGGTTTCAGTGTTCGTGATAATCCATATCGGAGTTTTCATTGCAACCATGCTCGTCAACGATTGCTGGACCAATTCTCACGGAGATTGCCTTCTGCAAACCCTCGGAAGGTTCTCCTTCCAGCCTCTCCCCGAGAACCCACTCCTAGGTCCTTCTCAGTCCAA GTTAGATGAAATGGGAGCTCTTCGATGGATCCTTTTGACAGAGCAGCACCAAACTTGGCGTCTTTTCACATTTCCATTTTTGCATGGTGGACTCTTTCACCTGCTACTCAATCTCTCAAGTATCGTCTACGTGGGAGTTCGCCTAGAGCGCGAATTTGGACCCA TAAGGATTGGTATAATCTATGCATTGTCAGCTTTTGTGGGAGGCTTGGTGGCTTCTCTTTTTCTCCGAAACACCCCTGCTGTTGGTGCTTCCGGTCCTTTATATGGATTACTGGGAACATTGCTTTCCGAACTTGTTTGGAACTGGAAATTTCACACCAATAAGGCCTGTCTTTTTCCCCTTGGTTATCTATTCTCACTGTTCTGCTACTAA
- the LOC108330018 gene encoding phosphopantothenate--cysteine ligase 2 produces MDVTKGLEVPGETLEAEVKAFFDSAPPLQNSDGITQLLDQFIKRNSSPSENGKARRIVCVTSGGTTAPLEQRCVRYVDNFSSGHRGATSTEYFLKAGYAVIFLNRKGSFQPFCRSLPDDPLLECFKPTDESNIQVCEAYSEAVKRAVVDHHTAVTGGLLLKLHFNTIFEYLQILQIIAVSLRCIGPRAMFYLAAAASDYYVPWKEMVEHKIQSGSHLLDVKLVNVPKMLSVLRNDWAPLAFCISFKLETDSNILLKKATAALEKYKMDAVVANELSSRKEQVVVVTSAENVVVKRDKSRSDNDVENPLIKLISEKHATYIEHPGR; encoded by the exons atggaTGTAACAAAGGGATTGGAGGTTCCAGGTGAGACCCTTGAAGCAGAAGTGAAAGCCTTTTTTGATTCTGCTCCTCCTTTGCAGAACAGTGATGGAATAACTCAGCTGTTAGATCAGTTCATTAAACGCAATTCTTCTCCTTCAG AAAATGGGAAAGCCAGGAGAATTGTTTGTGTGACTTCTGGTGGCACCACTGCTCCGTTGGAACAACGTTGTGTTCGGTACGTTGATAATTTCAGTTCGGGTCACAGAGGGGCCACATCCACAGA GTATTTTTTGAAGGCTGGATATGCTGTTATCTTTCTTAACCGGAA GGGAAGTTTCCAGCCATTTTGTAGATCCCTTCCTGATGATCCTTTACTTGAATGCTTCAAGCCCACCGATGAGTCGAACATTCAAG TTTGCGAGGCTTATTCAGAAGCAGTGAAGAGGGCTGTCGTGGATCATCACACT GCAGTGACAGGTGGTCTCTTGTTGAAACTGCATTTCAACACCATATTTGAGTATCTCCAG ATATTACAAATTATTGCAGTGTCATTGAGGTGTATTGGCCCACGTGCAATGTTCTATCTTGCTGCTGCAGCGTCCGACTATTATGTTCCTTGGAAGGAAATG GTAGAGCACAAAATTCAGTCAGGATCTCACCTCTTGGATGTGAAACTAGTTAATGTGCCAAAAATGTTGTCGGTGCTCAGGAATGATTGGGCTCCTCTTGCTTTCTGCATATCTTTCAAG TTAGAGACAGATTCAAACATTCTTCTAAAGAAGGCTACTGCAGCTCTTGAAAAGTACAAGATGGATGCAGTAGTTGCAAATGAACTCTCATCTCGCAAGGAGCAAGTGGTGGTTGTCACTAGTGCTGAGAATGTTGTCGTTAAGCGTGACAAGAGTCGGTCAGATAATGATGTAGAGAATCCCCTGATTAAACTTATTTCAGAGAAACATGCCACTTACATTGAGCATCCCGGCAGATGA
- the LOC128196332 gene encoding RHOMBOID-like protein 8, with the protein MQISAIATLVFVFVCNFVLGFLPYVDNFASTGGFISGFLLGSVFLLSPQLQPVAPNKGGIVEYGVKSYINLKLKKKLDRPVLRIVSLILFGLLLAGCLVVVLHGININSYCTWCPYVDCIPFTSWHCKDTEASCETMVSNAQLTMTCIGNGNFRVYPFTNISRARMNDLCNLIC; encoded by the exons ATGCAGATTTCGGCAATAGCAACATTAGTCTTTGTCTTTGTGTGCAACTTCGTCCTTGGTTTTCTGCCTTATGTAGACAATTTTGCCAGCACTGGAGGTTTTATATCAGGATTCCTTCTTGGATCTGTTTTTCTACTCAGCCCTCAGCTCCAACCAGTAGCTCCAAATAAAGGTGGTATTGTTGAGTATGGTGTCAAAAGTTACATCAActtaaagttgaagaaaaagCTGGACAGACCGGTTCTCAGGATTGTTTCTCTTATCCTCTTCGGCCTATT ATTGGCTGGTTGTCTTGTGGTAGTTCTTCATGGAATCAACATCAACAGTTATTGCACATGGTGTCCATATGTGGACTGTATCCCTTTTACAAGCTGGCACTGCAAAGACACAGAAGCCTCTTGTGAG ACAATGGTGAGCAATGCTCAGCTGACAATGACCTGTATAGGGAATGGCAACTTCAGGGTCTATCCTTTTACCAACATTTCTCGGGCAAGGATGAATGATTTGTGCAATCTGATATGCTGA